A genomic stretch from Chitinophagaceae bacterium includes:
- a CDS encoding four helix bundle protein, whose product MQKEFIESNPILKLTIEFAKFILDYCDTLDEIKKYTLSKQLLRSGTSIGANCMEAQNAESKADFIHKIKIAAKEADETQYWLILCNYGNGYPETSNLELKLTEIQKVLNKILGTAKRKHPFSYILSFFIF is encoded by the coding sequence ATGCAAAAAGAGTTCATCGAGAGTAACCCAATATTGAAGTTAACAATTGAGTTTGCAAAGTTCATTCTTGATTATTGTGATACACTGGATGAAATAAAGAAATACACACTCAGTAAACAGCTTTTGAGATCCGGAACATCTATAGGAGCAAATTGTATGGAAGCTCAGAATGCAGAAAGTAAGGCTGACTTTATACATAAAATAAAAATTGCAGCAAAAGAAGCCGATGAGACGCAGTATTGGTTGATTCTTTGCAATTATGGGAATGGTTATCCTGAGACGTCAAATTTGGAATTGAAGCTAACTGAAATACAGAAAGTATTGAATAAGATACTGGGTACTGCTAAACGAAAACATCCTTTTAGTTATATTTTGAGTTTTTTTATTTTTTAA
- the accB gene encoding acetyl-CoA carboxylase biotin carboxyl carrier protein, producing MDFKQIQELIKMVNKSNLSELTIEEKDFKVTIKQKEEVIQQTVYTGQVQASAPASALQPAPSPSAATPAPKQADDTSKYITIKSPMIGTFYRKPSPDKPLFVEVGDEVTPGKVVCIIEAMKLFNEIESEVKGKIVKILVEDQSPVEYDQPLYLVDPS from the coding sequence ATGGATTTCAAACAAATTCAGGAGTTGATTAAAATGGTCAACAAATCCAACCTCAGTGAACTCACCATCGAAGAAAAGGATTTCAAGGTTACTATAAAACAGAAAGAAGAAGTAATTCAGCAAACAGTTTATACAGGCCAGGTTCAGGCTTCTGCCCCGGCATCGGCTCTGCAACCGGCACCCTCTCCTTCAGCAGCAACACCTGCTCCCAAACAAGCCGACGATACAAGTAAATATATTACCATTAAGAGCCCGATGATTGGTACGTTCTACCGCAAACCATCTCCGGATAAACCTTTGTTTGTTGAAGTAGGTGATGAGGTAACTCCCGGAAAAGTAGTTTGTATTATTGAAGCAATGAAGCTGTTCAATGAAATTGAAAGTGAAGTAAAAGGAAAGATCGTTAAAATCCTTGTGGAAGATCAGTCGCCTGTAGAATACGATCAGCCTTTATATCTGGTAGATCCGAGTTAA
- the accC gene encoding acetyl-CoA carboxylase biotin carboxylase subunit, with protein MFKKILIANRGEIALRIIRTCREMGIKTVAVYSTADRESMHVKFADEAVCIGKPASAESYLNVPNIIAAAEITNADAIHPGYGFLAENARFAEICGQNGIKFIGPTPDQIRAMGDKITAKETMINAGVPVVPGGKGLLESVDDAKATAKEIGYPVILKATAGGGGKGMRVVWNEEELERNYDMAKNEAGASFKNDGIYMEKFVEEPRHIEIQIAGDRFGTVCHLSERDCSIQRRHQKLVEESPSPFMTADLRKAMGDAAIKAASAIGYESVGTIEFLVDKHRNFYFMEMNTRIQVEHCVTEEVTNFDLIKEQILIAAGEKISGENYEPQMHAIECRINAEDPYNDFRPSPGKITTLHQPGGHGIRIDSHVYAGYVIPPYYDSMIAKIISVARTREEAINTMSRALSEYIIEGVKTTIPFHQQLMKDESFRKGNFTTKFLESFTMK; from the coding sequence ATGTTTAAAAAGATATTGATTGCCAACAGAGGTGAAATTGCTTTACGCATTATTCGAACCTGTCGTGAAATGGGTATTAAAACAGTAGCTGTTTATTCAACTGCCGACAGAGAGAGTATGCATGTGAAATTTGCAGACGAAGCTGTTTGTATTGGTAAACCTGCCAGTGCTGAATCTTATCTCAATGTTCCCAATATAATTGCTGCTGCTGAAATAACCAATGCCGATGCTATTCATCCCGGCTACGGTTTCTTAGCAGAAAATGCACGCTTTGCTGAAATATGCGGACAGAATGGAATTAAGTTTATTGGCCCGACTCCGGATCAGATCCGTGCAATGGGTGATAAAATTACAGCCAAAGAAACCATGATCAATGCAGGTGTACCTGTAGTGCCCGGTGGAAAAGGTTTACTGGAAAGCGTGGATGATGCCAAAGCAACTGCAAAAGAAATTGGCTACCCTGTAATTTTAAAAGCAACTGCAGGTGGCGGTGGAAAAGGAATGCGTGTTGTTTGGAATGAAGAAGAACTGGAACGCAATTACGATATGGCGAAGAATGAAGCAGGTGCTTCGTTTAAGAATGATGGTATTTACATGGAGAAATTTGTGGAAGAGCCACGCCATATTGAAATACAGATAGCAGGTGATCGCTTTGGAACGGTTTGTCATTTAAGTGAAAGAGACTGTTCTATTCAGCGCCGTCATCAAAAACTGGTTGAGGAATCACCTTCACCGTTCATGACTGCTGATTTACGCAAAGCAATGGGAGATGCTGCAATTAAAGCTGCTTCTGCTATTGGATATGAAAGTGTGGGCACCATTGAATTTTTGGTTGACAAACACCGCAATTTCTATTTCATGGAAATGAATACACGTATCCAGGTAGAGCATTGCGTAACCGAAGAGGTTACCAACTTTGATTTGATCAAAGAACAGATATTAATTGCAGCAGGAGAGAAGATCAGCGGCGAAAATTATGAACCGCAGATGCATGCGATTGAATGCCGCATTAATGCAGAAGATCCTTATAATGATTTCCGTCCATCGCCTGGTAAGATTACAACGCTTCATCAACCCGGCGGTCATGGTATACGTATTGACTCACATGTATATGCAGGTTATGTGATTCCTCCTTACTACGATTCAATGATTGCAAAAATTATTTCTGTTGCAAGAACAAGAGAAGAAGCAATCAATACAATGAGCCGTGCATTAAGTGAATATATTATTGAAGGTGTGAAGACAACTATTCCGTTCCACCAGCAACTGATGAAGGATGAAAGTTTCCGTAAAGGAAATTTCACCACGAAATTTTTGGAATCGTTTACAATGAAGTGA